A stretch of the Danio rerio strain Tuebingen ecotype United States chromosome 18, GRCz12tu, whole genome shotgun sequence genome encodes the following:
- the si:ch211-132b12.6 gene encoding si:ch211-132b12.6, translating to MNPIKEEIEERGFWGKKAEFLLAVAGNVVGLGNVWRFPYLCYRNGGGVFLIPYLVFVVTCGLPLFLLETAMGQFTHEGGITCWHRLCPLAQGVGYAGQLTVLYSCMYYTIILAWALFYLVSSFSSQLPWVSCNNIWNTDNCVNLAAGNLTFNRTTLANSTSAATEFWERRVLSLSGGIEDIGKINWEILLCLIAMWIICYFCIWKGVKSTGKVVYFTATFPYVMLLVLLIRGLTLPGALQGVVFYLYPEPARLADPQVWMEAGTQVFFSYSVCSGILISLGSYNQYSNNCYRDSFWLCLLNSGTSFVAGFAVFSVLGFMAHVQGVPVEEVAESGPGLAFIAYPQAMAMMPFPQLWAVCFFIMIILLGLDSQFVGIECVITSVMDLFPEVLRRAGRRELFVLLLCLTCFFGQLIMVTEGGMYVFQLFDNYACNGACLLFLSVFESLAIGWLFGAEKMFDIIEDMTESRPNYWFMLCWKYLTPLVSLMSFVYSMVRYTPLTFNRWYVYPDWAYALGWLLALSSILLVPGWALGQMWAGKGTLKQRWGHLCSPETKLMLSFKQIQDQFAEMEDLVKSSTI from the exons ATGAACCCAATCAAAGAAGAAATAGAGGAGCGAGGGTTCTGGGGCAAAAAAGCTGAGTTTCTTCTGGCTGTGGCAGGAAATGTAGTTGGACTGGGTAACGTGTGGAGGTTTCCTTACCTCTGCTACAGAAATGGAGGAG GCGTGTTTCTGATACCATACCTGGTGTTTGTGGTGACCTGTGGGCTGCCTCTGTTCCTGCTGGAGACGGCTATGGGGCAGTTCACACATGAAGGAGGCATTACATGTTGGCATCGCCTCTGTCCACTGGCTCAGG GTGTTGGCTATGCAGGACAGCTCACAGTACTTTACAGCTGCATGTATTACACCATCATTCTGGCCTGGGCACTTTTCTATCTCGTCTCTTCTTTCAGCTCACAACTGCCGTGGGTCAGTTGTAACAACATCTGGAACACAG aCAACTGTGTAAATCTTGCTGCAGGAAATCTTACTTTCAACCGAACAACACTGGCTAATTCAACATCTGCAGCTACCGAGTTCTGGGA ACGCAGAGTTCTATCTCTCTCTGGAGGTATTGAGGATATCGGCAAGATCAACTGGGAGATTCTTCTGTGTCTCATTGCAATGTGGATCATATGTTATTTCTGCATCTGGAAAGGGGTCAAATCTACAGGCAAG GTGGTGTATTTCACAGCTACATTTCCTTACGTGATGCTGCTTGTGTTGCTGATTCGTGGGTTGACTCTTCCTGGAGCTCTGCAGGGGGTTGTGTTTTACTTGTACCCTGAACCAGCCCGCCTTGCTGACCCACAG gtttGGATGGAGGCAGGAACTCAGGTCTTCTTTTCCTACAGTGTGTGTAGTGGCATTCTCATTTCACTTGGCAGCTATAATCAATACAGCAACAACTGCTACAG GGACTCCTTTTGGCTTTGCCTTCTGAACAGTGGCACCAGTTTTGTGGCTGGGTTTGCTGTGTTCTCAGTCTTGGGCTTCATGGCTCATGTGCAGGGCGTCCCTGTTGAAGAAGTAGCAGAATCAG GTCCAGGATTAGCTTTCATTGCTTATCCACAGGCAATGGCTATGATGCCCTTCCCTCAGTTGTGGGCTGTTTGCTTCTTCATCATGATTATTTTGCTAGGCCTAGATTCACAG TTTGTCGGAATAGAGTGTGTGATTACTTCAGTGATGGACTTGTTCCCTGAGGTGCTGCGCAGAGCTGGTCGTCGAGAACTTTTTGTCCTGCTCCTCTGTCTCACTTGTTTCTTTGGACAACTCATCATGGTTACAGAG GGGGGGATGTATGTATTCCAGCTGTTTGATAACTACGCCTGTAATGGAGCCTGTCTTCTGTTCCTGTCTGTGTTTGAGTCTCTGGCCATCGGTTGGCTCTTCG GGGCTGAGAAAATGTTTGACATAATCGAGGACATGACAGAGTCACGACCCAACTACTGGTTCATGCTGTGCTGGAAATACTTGACTCCTCTTGTGTCTCTG ATGTCTTTTGTTTATTCTATGGTGAGGTACACACCTCTGACTTTTAACCGCTGGTATGTGTACCCGGACTGGGCATATGCACTAGGCTGGTTATTGGCTCTGTCCTCCATTCTGCTGGTGCCTGGATGGGCGCTGGGCCAAATGTGGGCTGGTAAAGGAACCCTGAAACAG CGTTGGGGCCACTTGTGTAGCCCTGAGACAAAGCTCATGCTCTCCTTTAAACAAATACAGGACCAATTTGCAGAGATGGAAGACTTGGTCAAGAGCAGCACAATATAA
- the si:ch211-132b12.6 gene encoding si:ch211-132b12.6 isoform X2: protein MNPIKEEIEERGFWGKKAEFLLAVAGNVVGLGNVWRFPYLCYRNGGGVFLIPYLVFVVTCGLPLFLLETAMGQFTHEGGITCWHRLCPLAQGVGYAGQLTVLYSCMYYTIILAWALFYLVSSFSSQLPWVSCNNIWNTDNCVNLAAGNLTFNRTTLANSTSAATEFWERRVLSLSGGIEDIGKINWEILLCLIAMWIICYFCIWKGVKSTGKVVYFTATFPYVMLLVLLIRGLTLPGALQGVVFYLYPEPARLADPQVWMEAGTQVFFSYSVCSGILISLGSYNQYSNNCYRDSFWLCLLNSGTSFVAGFAVFSVLGFMAHVQGVPVEEVAESGPGLAFIAYPQAMAMMPFPQLWAVCFFIMIILLGLDSQFVGIECVITSVMDLFPEVLRRAGRRELFVLLLCLTCFFGQLIMVTEVRAVCVGGCMYSSCLITTPVMEPVFCSCLCLSLWPSVGSSGLRKCLT, encoded by the exons ATGAACCCAATCAAAGAAGAAATAGAGGAGCGAGGGTTCTGGGGCAAAAAAGCTGAGTTTCTTCTGGCTGTGGCAGGAAATGTAGTTGGACTGGGTAACGTGTGGAGGTTTCCTTACCTCTGCTACAGAAATGGAGGAG GCGTGTTTCTGATACCATACCTGGTGTTTGTGGTGACCTGTGGGCTGCCTCTGTTCCTGCTGGAGACGGCTATGGGGCAGTTCACACATGAAGGAGGCATTACATGTTGGCATCGCCTCTGTCCACTGGCTCAGG GTGTTGGCTATGCAGGACAGCTCACAGTACTTTACAGCTGCATGTATTACACCATCATTCTGGCCTGGGCACTTTTCTATCTCGTCTCTTCTTTCAGCTCACAACTGCCGTGGGTCAGTTGTAACAACATCTGGAACACAG aCAACTGTGTAAATCTTGCTGCAGGAAATCTTACTTTCAACCGAACAACACTGGCTAATTCAACATCTGCAGCTACCGAGTTCTGGGA ACGCAGAGTTCTATCTCTCTCTGGAGGTATTGAGGATATCGGCAAGATCAACTGGGAGATTCTTCTGTGTCTCATTGCAATGTGGATCATATGTTATTTCTGCATCTGGAAAGGGGTCAAATCTACAGGCAAG GTGGTGTATTTCACAGCTACATTTCCTTACGTGATGCTGCTTGTGTTGCTGATTCGTGGGTTGACTCTTCCTGGAGCTCTGCAGGGGGTTGTGTTTTACTTGTACCCTGAACCAGCCCGCCTTGCTGACCCACAG gtttGGATGGAGGCAGGAACTCAGGTCTTCTTTTCCTACAGTGTGTGTAGTGGCATTCTCATTTCACTTGGCAGCTATAATCAATACAGCAACAACTGCTACAG GGACTCCTTTTGGCTTTGCCTTCTGAACAGTGGCACCAGTTTTGTGGCTGGGTTTGCTGTGTTCTCAGTCTTGGGCTTCATGGCTCATGTGCAGGGCGTCCCTGTTGAAGAAGTAGCAGAATCAG GTCCAGGATTAGCTTTCATTGCTTATCCACAGGCAATGGCTATGATGCCCTTCCCTCAGTTGTGGGCTGTTTGCTTCTTCATCATGATTATTTTGCTAGGCCTAGATTCACAG TTTGTCGGAATAGAGTGTGTGATTACTTCAGTGATGGACTTGTTCCCTGAGGTGCTGCGCAGAGCTGGTCGTCGAGAACTTTTTGTCCTGCTCCTCTGTCTCACTTGTTTCTTTGGACAACTCATCATGGTTACAGAGGtcagagcagtgtgtgt GGGGGGATGTATGTATTCCAGCTGTTTGATAACTACGCCTGTAATGGAGCCTGTCTTCTGTTCCTGTCTGTGTTTGAGTCTCTGGCCATCGGTTGGCTCTTCG GGGCTGAGAAAATGTTTGACATAA
- the si:ch211-132b12.7 gene encoding uncharacterized protein LOC564531 — translation MPKEPRGDAQGCVGERERTSRPASKNAKDKSNSAALLASRARAHTEQESTGRGSRCSEKDSGYSDTGSDSLQTDADDRQSSASEPQNHKGSLHGSHILVSGTPELTPIFIIKDVVLKQPGQSGQDHILPSSLSWGGGTAGGQAPTHVLLLQQPGINQSTPLHILKSHPQRSESKNAKKSKNTYLPILNSYPRIAPHPSKKATEKPTTNRGSNTEEHSLSKRVCTEEKREKVSTTTQASKQHPHKQPENNLLSNSHSLSRSLSAGHETSTDTHKNRSPCRPSSPSASLSVSSPSVSSTQIPSPPSSVDLIQTRKEPHKHCPGQKSDSGKGSHTFKGTARHRRFLNTVEILSQSGLLDITLRTQDLLRQNAATDRDIAQLRQHAQLLFQAAQAGVDAPAAWEKLQQVMSESGHYPSLKCLPTDSSDGGDRSHSKVEVEAATSTKPDSPLVYGYRLNRTEEVAPPSPLLAPMTDAECQSTGQYDHLNDSTNNSEQIRAHRGIYSLPDDPIMPPDSSTHGNLL, via the exons ATGCCCAAGGAACCAAGAGGTGATGCTCAAGGGTGTGTAGGGGAGAGGGAACGCACCTCCCGTCCAGCCAGTAAAAACGCTAAGGACAAAAGCAACAGTGCCGCCCTTTTGGCTTCAAGAGCCAGAGCACACACTGAACAGGAATCAACTGGACGTGGCTCCCGCTGCTCTGAGAAAGACTCTGGTTACTCGG ACACTGGCTCAGATTCCTTGCAGACAGATGCAGATGACCGGCAGAGCAGTGCGAGCGAGCCTCAAAATCACAAGGGATCTCTGCATGGAAGCCACATATTGGTATCTGGGACCCCTGAACTCACCCCTATATTCATTATTAAGGATGTTGTGCTGAAGCAG CCTGGGCAGTCTGGTCAGGACCACATCCTTCCTTCATCTCTGTCGTGGGGTGGAGGTACTGCAGGCGGTCAAGCTCCCACCCATGTCCTTTTGCTGCAACAGCCTGGCATCAATCAGAGCACCCCGTTGCACATCCTCAAATCCCACCCACAGAGATCTGAAAGCAAGAATGCAAAGAAGAGCAAAAACACTTACCTCCCTATCCTAAACTCCTACCCTCGAATTGCGCCTCACCCTAGTAAGAAAGCCACAGAAAAACCTACAACAAATCGGGGAAGTAACACAGAGGAGCACAGCCTGAGTAAGCGAGTATGCACAGAGGAGAAAAGAGAGAAGGTTTCCACAACCACGCAAGCGTCCAAGCAACACCCGCACAAACAACCAGAGAACAACTTGCTTTCGAACTCTCATTCCCTCTCACGGTCACTTTCTGCAGGCCATGAGACTTCTACTGATACTCACAAGAACCGGAGTCCATGCCGGCCATCTAGTCCCTCTGCCTCCCTCAGCGTGAGCTCACCGTCGGTTTCAAGCACTCAGATTCCTTCCCCACCTTCTTCCGTTGATCTAATCCAAACCAGAAAAGAGCCCCATAAGCATTGCCCAGGACAGAAAAGTGACTCTGGCAAAGGGTCACACACCTTTAAAGGGACAGCACGGCACCGCCGCTTCCTCAATACAGTGGAGATTTTGAGCCAATCGGGACTGCTGGACATCACCTTAAGGACGCAGGACCTGCTACGGCAAAATGCTGCCACAGACCGAGACATCGCCCAGCTCCGCCAACATGCACAACTGCTTTTCCAGGCTGCTCAAGCAGGCGTTGATGCACCGGCTGCCTGGGAGAAGCTTCAGCAGGTCATGTCTGAGTCTGGGCATTATCCCAGCCTCAAGTGCCTACCCACAGACAGCAGCGATGGAGGGGACCGGTCTCACTCAAAGGTGGAAGTTGAGGCAGCCACAAGTACAAAACCTGATAGTCCATTGGTGTACGGATACAGACTTAACAGGACTGAAGAGGTTGCGCCCCCATCTCCTCTGCTAGCTCCCATGACAGATGCAGAATGTCAGTCAACAGGTCAATATGATCATCTCAATGATAGCACCAACAATTCTGAGCAAATCAGAGCCCATAGAGGAATTTATAGTCTACCGGATGATCCCATTATGCCTCCAGACAGCTCCACACATGGGAACCTGCTTTAG